In the Chryseobacterium sp. MYb264 genome, one interval contains:
- the rnhA gene encoding ribonuclease HI → MKIEIYTDGACSGNPGKGGYGILMRVPEKKYQKTFSKGFRKTTNNRMELLAVITALEKLKSTENEIHVYTDSKYVSDAVNQNWINGWIKRGWKNVKNPDLWKRFVELYTTHSPSMHWIKGHAGHFENELCDQLAVAAAASSDLEIDTYFENMENNSLF, encoded by the coding sequence TTGAAAATCGAGATTTACACAGACGGAGCTTGCAGCGGAAATCCTGGAAAAGGAGGTTACGGAATTCTTATGCGTGTTCCCGAAAAAAAATATCAAAAAACATTTTCAAAAGGGTTCAGGAAAACAACCAATAACAGAATGGAGCTTCTGGCCGTAATCACGGCTCTGGAAAAATTAAAATCCACGGAAAACGAAATCCACGTCTATACGGACAGCAAATATGTTTCTGACGCGGTTAATCAAAACTGGATTAACGGATGGATAAAAAGGGGCTGGAAAAACGTAAAGAATCCTGACCTCTGGAAAAGATTTGTAGAACTGTATACCACTCATTCTCCCTCAATGCACTGGATAAAGGGGCATGCAGGCCATTTTGAAAATGAACTTTGTGACCAACTGGCCGTAGCAGCGGCAGCTTCCTCCGATTTGGAGATTGACACCTATTTCGAAAACATGGAAAATAATTCATTATTTTAA